In Halomicrobium zhouii, the sequence CCGCCCCGGAGCATCAATAACCCGGCGCGATTACAACTGGTGATAACCGGGAGCGGTCGCGGCGGGGACAAACGTTGTTACAGCCCCGTCCGTGGTACGTGGTATGAAGGTCCACATCGCGGCCGGCGCGAGCGAGGACGAGGCGTCGGCCATCGCCGCCGCGGTCGCGGAACACGTCGGCGAGACGGTCGAGGTGTTCGTCGGCGACGCCGAGGAACCCGCCGTCGTCCACGACGCCGATGCTGCCCCCGCGACCGACGGGCACGCGTCCGGTCCGGGCGACGTGTCGGACGATGCCGAGGAGGACCTCGGGCCGACCGACCGCGAGCGCCGACTGCTTGAGGAGATCGCCGACGTCCACCGCGGCGGCCCGGAGAAGTACCGTGACCGGTTGAGCGAGCAAGGGAAGCTGTTCGTCCGCGACCGCCTCGACCTGTGGTTCGGTGGCGACGGGGCCGGGGGAAACGGGCCCGACGGAGAAGACGGCGACGACGGCGTCCGCTTCGAGGACGGGACGTTCGCCAACTTCGACGCCTGGCACGAGGACTCTCCGGACGTGGACGAGGCGGACCCGGACACCCGGCTGCCGGCCGACGGCCTGCTGACCGGCGCGGCCACCTTCGAGGGCAGGGACCTGTTCTTCATGGCCAACGACTTCACCGTCAAGGCCGGGTCGATGGCCGAGAAGGGCGTCGAGAAGTTCCTCCGGATGCAACAGCGGGCGCTCAAGACCGGCAAACCGGTCCTCTACCTGATGGACTCCTCCGGCGGGCGCATCGACCAGCAGCGGGGCTTCTTCGCCAACCGCGAGGGCATCGGGAAGTACTACTACAACCACTCGATGCTGTCCGGGCGCGTGCCACAGATCTGCGTCCTCTACGGGCCCTGCATCGCCGGCGCGGCCTACACGCCCGTCTTCGCCGATTTCACGGTGATGGTGAAGGGGATGTCGGCGATGGCCATCGCCAGCCCGCGGATGGTCGAGATGGTCACGGGTGAAGAAATCGACCTGGACGAACTGG encodes:
- a CDS encoding acyl-CoA carboxylase subunit beta, with the protein product MKVHIAAGASEDEASAIAAAVAEHVGETVEVFVGDAEEPAVVHDADAAPATDGHASGPGDVSDDAEEDLGPTDRERRLLEEIADVHRGGPEKYRDRLSEQGKLFVRDRLDLWFGGDGAGGNGPDGEDGDDGVRFEDGTFANFDAWHEDSPDVDEADPDTRLPADGLLTGAATFEGRDLFFMANDFTVKAGSMAEKGVEKFLRMQQRALKTGKPVLYLMDSSGGRIDQQRGFFANREGIGKYYYNHSMLSGRVPQICVLYGPCIAGAAYTPVFADFTVMVKGMSAMAIASPRMVEMVTGEEIDLDELGGPGVHARHSGSADLVAEDEEHARELVAQLISYLPDSAGDSPPQTEGTEPEKPPAGIDSVIPEAPNRGYDVRRVIDRVVDAGSVLELRPEYGREILTAFARIDGRPVGIVANQPNQRAGAIFPDAAEKAAQFVWTCDAYDVPLLYLCDTPGFMAGSQVEKEGILEQGKKMIYATSSATVPKQCVVLRKAYGAGIYAMSGPAYDPEATLGLPSGEIAIMGPEAAINAVYANKLDGIEDEAERERRAQELREAYREDIDVHRMASEVVIDEVVPPSDLRAQLAARFEFYETVEKDLPEKKHGTVI